The following DNA comes from Halorhabdus tiamatea SARL4B.
GACGCCGACGCTGCTCGCGATTCCGATCCTCGGACTGACGGCGGGGACGATCCTGCTCGGGATCGTGCCCTCGGTCGGGTTCGATCTCGTCGGGCCGGCCACCGACGTCCTGCTCTCCGGGGTGATGCCATGACGACGCTGACGACGGCGGCACTCGTGGCGACGGTCGGCCTCGCAGTGATCGCCGTCGCCGCCCGGGACTTCCTCGTCTCGATTCTCTCGTTGTCGGGCGCGAGCGTGGGGCTCGCGGTGTACTTCTATCTCGCCGGCGCGCCGATCGCGGCCGTCTTCGAGGCGGTCGTGGCCGCCGGACTGGTGACGGTCCTGTTTCTCATGATGATCAGTCTGACCGACGCCGAGACCGCCACACGCATCGAGGGACGCAAGCTGCCAATTGTCGGACTCGCGCTCGGTGCGCTCCTCGGCGTCACCCTGGTCGTCTGGGGCTGGCTCGGCGGGCTCTCGGCCGGCGGGGGAAGCGAGATCGAACTCGCCGAGGCGCTGTGGGCCGAGCGGTCGATCGACCTGCTCGCGGTGACCGTCCTGCTGTTCGTCGGCGTGCTCGGGATCGTCCGCCTGACCGCCGAGCGCTTCGACGCGACTGACCGGGCCGTCACGAGTGAAGGCGCGCCGATCGGTGGGGACGAAACGCGTAAAAAATCGGAGGGAGACACATGACTGCACTCGCCTACGGCGCGGCGATCGCACTCCTGCTGGTCGGCCTCGCGGCGGTCCTGAGCGGGGCCAACGCGGTGAAGACGCTGATCGGCGTCGAACTCGCTTCGAAGGGCGTCCTCGTGAACTTCGTCGCGACCGATCCGACCGGCAGCCAGGGGATCGTGATCCTGTTGATCCTGATCGACGCCATCGTCGTCGCCGTCCTGCTGGGGCTGGTCGTTGCGGTGTATCGCCAGTACGGAGCCCTCGATCTCGACGAACTCGGGAGGTTGACATGGTAACGAACCGACAGACACTGCTCGCATCGACGCCCGGCGTG
Coding sequences within:
- a CDS encoding NADH-quinone oxidoreductase subunit J produces the protein MTTLTTAALVATVGLAVIAVAARDFLVSILSLSGASVGLAVYFYLAGAPIAAVFEAVVAAGLVTVLFLMMISLTDAETATRIEGRKLPIVGLALGALLGVTLVVWGWLGGLSAGGGSEIELAEALWAERSIDLLAVTVLLFVGVLGIVRLTAERFDATDRAVTSEGAPIGGDETRKKSEGDT
- a CDS encoding NADH-quinone oxidoreductase subunit K is translated as MTALAYGAAIALLLVGLAAVLSGANAVKTLIGVELASKGVLVNFVATDPTGSQGIVILLILIDAIVVAVLLGLVVAVYRQYGALDLDELGRLTW